GTGACTAGCAGTCTTCCCCCTGTAGCTCAGGAGCTTTGGTGGGTTACCTGCGCCGATGACCTCCTCGATCTTCACGCAGGACACGTCGATCTCCTTGGCAAACTCGCGCACTGCTTCATTGGGGTCCTCGTAGGTGAAGGGATCAATGTAGACCTTCATTCCCGGCGTTACTATAGGGGATTCAGTGGCAAGAACAGGAAAGTGAATCTATGCAGCCAAAGGAAGTATTTCAACAATCATTACAACTGTGTAatgttatgaaaatgttttatttaactgtTGATCAATACAATATCCTTTTTGGGGGCTTCCAAGTGTAGACAGTGGATAACCGGGCAAAGACTCACACCCTTAACGATCCAACTAGTTTCTTATATCACAACAAGTTGAgcatttctccacacaaaacacagttttGTAGGTGTTTTAGGTCGACAgatgcagaatctgtttatagagatggAGTTATATGAGCTACTCCTTGGTGGGTGGGGATGCTCAGAAAATTTTGAAGTAAAGGAGGTGGTAAGGAGGGGCATCTCAGCGAAGAGACTTACTGTATTGCTGCAGTTTCTCTGTGTACTCCGACTCTGAGCCGTTCCTCTGCTTTCTGTGgagaaagatgaaaacaaactgagtCACATGGACTCACAGCAGGGTGCAAATACTGGAAAGGAACAAAGGCACGAGGAGAGAACACAGATCCCTAATAATGTCTGTAGAGATGTAGCCACAGCTACAGTGGTGCCCTTTCTACAATGTTTAGTCTTCCTGCATTGGAAGCCAGGGATCCGCTGTAGATAAAGATTGTATCAATGCCCGGTGGTGAAATGATTCATTCTTGGAACTGTAACTGGAGTCTAGACAAAAGACATCGCACCATTGTCTTGAGCAGCGAGTTGAAGCCATTCTTTCTCGTACCCCCAGAAGCAGAGTTAAACAGCAAGCTCAGCTGTCTTGCATTTCCAGCCCTACAGACATCACAGTGTTCGCTTCGATTCAGTCTGCctcttgttttctcctcatGGACTCTTGCTCTCTTGCTGtcattctctcttttccttcttttagcatttgtcttctctctttttctcttttactcgTGTCTCTATTGTGTCTTCCTGTTTCCGTATCTCCTCACATGTGTCCCTTCTGaactggtggggggggggggggggttgcacagAGATGATGACAGAGTGAGGGGGCTGGGTTGTAGAAATTACATGTTAATGTGCCTCCTTTGTTGTCAAACCAGTAACCACGGCAATAATACCCAATGGTGATTTGCATCTTATTTCAAATTCTAATTTGGTTCCGGAATATGCCGAAGCTCCCgtgttttgtattattactattttcttcttcttctgtggcgGTCGGTGCCGGAGCTAAGCCAAGACCCGGAGAGAGACACAATGTAGCGGTGTTAAAATAGACGAGTGAagaggcaggagggagaaggagaggagggggagccAGGGAGATTATTATTCAGTCTAGCGTGACCGATGCCCACGCTTGTCAGACGCTGCCTGAACTGGCTTTCGGAGGGAACCCAGTGAGCACCAGTGCcaacctttcacacacacacacacacacacacacacacacatacacaaaaaaacgcACTCTAAATTTTCTGCCTGACAAATGAGTGGTACAAGGATAAACGAGTGTGGTTAAACCAAGCTGATGCCATGTTGGACTTTTTGAAAGGTGTGAGCAGCCACTCGCGTCTTCCCATTCAATTGGGCCCAGCAGACAGGGGCGCATCTGGATTCTTTGTTGACAGTTGACTCAGAGTGTTGGGCCATGAGGGCAAGCCTATCAGGCCCCAACAGCTGCTCCACCATGCTGTGTCCAGTGAGCAAAGTAGCATTTTAACCAAAGCTGTTTACTATTCACACATTCAGTCGGCTAATCTGGCATTCAATGGCCTCACAGGTGGCCCAGAAATATAGCAAGACTGATCTGGGGGTGGTTTGGAGGACATGCAAACAAAGTTGACATTTAAAGTTATCTCGATTTTTCTTTCAACCTGAAAGAGATTTTTCTTTAAGACCTTTTTTTCACCACATTTCTTAGTCTGGATAGAGTAAAGGAGAACGTATTAAAGGGTTCTGCCCACTCTGTTATCTGTCATTACCGGCCCAGATGCTCACACTCATTTTTCACATGTTGTGACTTTTTGAAAAGCTAATGAAGGACTTATATTCTCACCTGAGGCAGACGATTGCGATGACCACAACTGCAATGATGAAGACAAAGGTAGTGGTGGCCGATCCCACGATGAGTGGCACCTGCTCTTGCCATGACTTGGGAGGGTCGGCTTTAGGGGGTGAAAGAAACAAAGTTATTAActaggagaacatgcaaacatacatatttaaggctaacatttttagtttttcttctctgcatgCCCAAAGTctaaatgtatattatattttgaCTAAAGATCTGTATGCTTACACAAGTAAAACCATTCCTCTGTTCTTTAGGTTGTAATAAGCAGACTGGAAAGCAACCTGGGACCAACAAATGCATTTAAGTGGATTGCAATAAACCCTCTACTTTTCTACTCATTATGAGTTTGGCATATGAATTGGTAGAAATTAGCTTCACACCAGTTTCTCTAGGATCTCAGTtccttttttcattaaaaatagtAAAGGTGCCTTAACAACTCATATGAGCTTTTGAGCCTCAATTATGATCATAAGCTTATGCACAGCACTTTTATGGATATTCCGATACATCTCTGGGTTATAAAATGGGACGTACTTTGCAAGTTGGTGCTGAAGTCGGCCGGGCTGCTGTAGCGACCGTAACCAGCTACAGTTCGGGCACGGACCTGCACCACATAAGGCGTACCAGCCTTGAGACCTTCGATGCGCGCATTGCTCCGCTGGGCGGTCATAGTATGGGCGATGGCCTCACCCTGATCCTGTAGAGACAAAGACAGTCAGTGATACTAAAACAGCAGCCCCTTGTGCCGTCTCATTCATGTTCATCCCCTCTCGGATGCTATACCCTCCCTGACAAGGCTGACCAATAGAACCATGCaggatggaaaaagagaaagagaaatggagaTAGACAGATCGTAGCCGGCGTGTTAATCCAACGGGAGAAGGACAAGAcaacaaacagagcagaaacacactgtGTGCCTTTGTTCTCCCCCCAAGGCAAGTCCCGTCATAACTCTCTGGGGCCCTGCAATATGCAGAAACTTTCTGATGCATGGATTGAGGGAAGACAaccgggggggaggagggaggcagagatagagagatggaatTAGGGGTGCAGAAAAGGGCAGAGCATAATGGAACTATAGGAATGGGttgggaggagagaaaaagatagAAAGCAAAAAAAGGGGAAGTCTAAGGCGAGGATGATCATGCAAGCTTCGACTGAAAATGGCGAGTCCTCGCCGCAACCATGTGTTTATCAGCAGAGGCATTGTTTCCCACATTAACAGAAACGCAGACAAAACAGAGGCCAATGCGAGTCATTGAAATTGGATTGAATTAGAGGCGTTGACTTACATTGCCGCTTACCTTCTCATGGTACTTAATCTCATAATCCAGAATGATTCCATTGGGCTTGTCTGGAGGCAGCCAGGACAGGCTCATGGTGCTCGCTGTGGCCGCCATCAGGTGGACTGTTGGCACTGCGGACGGAGCTACGAGGGGCAGAGAACAAGGAAGAGGCGAAATTAGTTTCATTTATCGTTTTCCGTGTTATATCCTTTCTACTCTTTTGCCCTTTTGTGTGTTCACATAAGCCCAAACACAAAGCCTTAGGCACTGGGCTTTGTGGAAAGCTTTGGCCAATGGTTAGTATGCGGAACCATTCCCCACTAATGCTGAAATTCTCTCTCGCCGAGTCcttggagagggagagggggacgTCTAATTCTCCTGTGACGTGAGAATCAAACTGCAAAACTGATGGATACGTTTCTGGTACTTGCCATTCTCTGTGCCACACACAGAGTGTCGGCTAGCACACATATTTTACTGACTACTTGCTGAACTATTGTGCAACTTTTACTCCATCATCCAGAGGAAGTGTCTGATTTGAATTTTTTGTGATCGTAGAAATCATGTTAAAAAGCAATGCCTTGCGCATACACCACATAgactattatttatataaaatggttTGtggacactaacacacactgtgagaagACCATACTACACAACACTGCACTCCACCCACCTGAGCTCTTTGTTCACATGTGCCTATTAATGGACGAGTGCTGTCTGCCTTCCtgtgtctctttcctcttgtCTAAGTTTGGGCTTGTTCTGCAGCTCTGACTCACTCTCCCCTCTCGGTCTGCTCCATCGCTTTTTTGTCTCAAATCTTAAACAGTCTACCTCCAGTGGTACCTTCTCCCTTAAAAATTAAAGTCCCCCACTTTTGTCTCACACTCACAATTACCACCTTAAATTCCTGTCCGTTTTCACTGCCGTCtcaactttttcattttcttttcacactCTCGCTCCCTATTTTtgttaaaagctttttaatcCCAAGGTTTTGCTCCTTTGATCCTCCCCCCTTGCATTTCTTTCCCGGTCTGCTGCTATGTGTTTTCGTGGCCAGACAtccttctgtttctctccctccctttgcTGCTAAAACCTTCCCTTCAATCCCCCGTTCCCTCCCCTGCCATCCCCAGCCACCCAGACCCTCcacatctctctttctccccagATGACAATACTTCCTCGGCAGATCCCCTGGTTACTCTAGCCGAGGGATTAGGGgccctcctgcaggagaagatgTTGCAGTAACCATGGAGGTGGCCCCTGCGGCTTATCACCAGCCTAGTATTTATTTTGGTTCTTAAAAGGTGAATGCACATGCAGGGATGGTCTTGGGACTACACCGGGGGATAATCTGATCCCAGTTGATGCTCTACATGCCTCCCCCCTTTCCCTTCACCTCCGTCTCGCCACTCAACTGACCCCCAGCACCCAAAGACGGACAGCAGTTCTTGTCAGCCCTGTGCGGTCCCCTCATAAAACAATGAGGCCCTCGTGTGCATGTGGGGCCTTTCGGTTCTAAACCCACTGACAGAAGGTATTCGTAAAGCATTTTTCAGGAGTGCAAGGTTAGAGGTGATGAGCACAAGGCCATGGAGGGAAGACAGATGACGGGGGATGGAGCGAGGGATAATCCCCGGTGTTGTCTAAGACTGCAGAAAGAACAAATTTAACATAGCGACTAAACACATCTAAGGCGCTACTTAAGATCCCTGGGAGAACCTCGACAAAGAGACCAACCCGCAGGAACAGAAGTCCAGAGTGAACGCAGCAGCACCGACATTTACTGAGGTTGTTGAATGTTCACCATGGCTACCTAACTATCCACATGTTCCTCCCAATTCACCTatttaccttaccttaccttaacTTACCTCAAAATCATTCACCCAATTTACGATGAAAATCCCAGCGTTGTAAATTATGCACAAGATTATCGCCACGACCCAAAGTTATTCTGTAACTACATGAGCTGAGGTTCAATCTCGGTTTCATCTCAGCTCTGATTGCTACATTGGCCTAGTTACTGCCGTTGCTGTGGGCTGGAAGCTGTAGGCAGCTCCGACACTGAAGGTTCAACACACTACACGCTGCCTCGCTATTGCTATTTGCAGCCGTGTTAGCACAGAGCACGCTGTGggtgtgtgaaaaaaaaaggtcccTTTCTAAGCTCATTCAGAAGAATGGCTTCCTTCTCAATCCCTGttcaaagagaaaatatgtaacACACTCCTACATGGACACAAGAAATGGATCTCTACCTCTTAAGCGCATAACATATTCTCCGACATTTCTTTTCTATCTCTTTCTAGCCCTTGGAAAGTTGGCATTGTCTACAAAGTCAATATTGATCTTTGACAAGCAGCCACGAGGCCGAGGGGGCTTTACGTACCGGCCTGATTGGTGGTGATATTCACCGTGGAGAAATGAGGCGAGTACGGGCTCTTGTTGGAGACTCCGTTGACCGCCTGGATCTCGAAGCTGTACTGCGTGTGCGCCTGCAGGTTCCGCACGGCCACGCGGCGCTGGGTCAGGCCCAGGTGGCGCGGCGAGATGTCCACGTTGTCGTCGCACCGCGAGCACATCCCCCGCTCGGGCAGGCACTTCTTGCAGATGACGTTGTAGAAGATGTCGTCGCGGTCGCCCATGTCGCGTGGCTCGCTCCACTCCAGCACCAGCGAGGTCTCGTTCACGATGGAGATGACGCTGCGCGGTGCCGAGGGGACAGCTGCAAGCGGAGAGGCAAAAAGTGGATGAGATGAGGAAAATGGGTTTGGAATTTGAGCTGAATTCAATGTCCCGGCACAATAGTTGCAGAGAAACACTGACAATGGACAAAGACTCATATTGGAAGACACAGTTTACATATCATTATATTCCTATGCATTAATAATTCCATCACTGCTATGGACACAATTCATGATCCAAAAAAATTGTTCCTCGTGCTGTATTGGTTCATTTTGCATGCATTAAGTAGTAAGTTATGTTTTTCTTCCACATAACAAGAGACTGTTACAGCAGCgttgcaggaaaaaaaaaaggggacaGGAGTTCAAATTTGAATTCCATGCTCATTCccactgtgtgtatgttaatgtgtgtgtgtgtgcctttgtgtgtgtgcatgtgtgtgtgtgtgcgtgtgtgtgtgaagtgctgGAAGGGACGAGGGAGACAAACTATTGGCAGAGCCTTGGCAATTCTTGTCCAATTACCAGAGCCTTATCTCTCGCTGCACTGTGAAAGAATCAGCCTCCCACcccagcaacaaaaaaaaaaaggatggtCTGCTCTCTTCAGCACTGAATGAATTAGTTCCTCCGTGTGCGTAATTGCTCTTAACGAAGGACGCTGCCACCAGAATGATTCTTTACTTTCTGTCTGTTCAGGTGGCGTCAGCAGTGAGAACAGATTGACTTCACAGAAGAAGCAGGCAGGGGAGGGCCTGCATGATAAGCTTTTGGATAACGTTGGGAAAGCAAGCAGACTTGTTGGTCGTCCGTGTGGCGCGGTGGGAACCTGCTCCTGAGAGCGTTTATCAGCCAGTCGAGGGCACAACTCAAAGTGGAAAGTCTGGGAGGGCATTTCCCACACAGTCCATAACATTTTTTATGGCCACCAACACGTCTTGTTACGATCTGAATTTGTGGACCTGCTGCTATTTTTAGAAAGGGAACAAGAAGATTGTACAGTTAACATTAATTATGACTTTCAAACATGCCCGTGCTATACGGTCAACAGAAAGCAGTTTTCACTTACTGGTGCAGGGGGAGTCCGGAGAGTCGGTGTCCGATCGGTAGTAACCGTTTCGACAGGAGCAGATGCTGGCCGCTCCCGAGCCGGCGACGCTGTGGTCGGGACACGGCAAGCAGAAGCCGTCTCCCTGTTTGGACTTGAAGGTGCCAGGGTTGCAAGCTGGGGggtgaaacagagaaagaaacgtATATGAATAACAACTCAAGGCATTTACATTATCAACAGTCATTAAGCAACTACATTTTTGTCactctgtatttgtgtgagtaATAATTATACTCAAATAGTCAGTACAGGCAAATGAAAACTGTCCCAAAACCACCATGTCGCCTTTTTGCTTAATTACGGAGACTCCATGTTTCGCCAACTTCGGTGGAAAAGGAGAAAGTTCGATTTTGAGCAgcatgtgtctgtttgctgCTCAAATGAGGAGAGTGTCAacataaattacacacacagccTTCAGAGCCCAAACACCCTTTTTAATTCCGTCTGCTATGAAATGAATGCAAACATACATGTGGGATGAAAGAGGCCCACACACCATATGCtgatatttacacaaacatggCTCTGTTCACTGCTGGACTAAGTAACATgtctgcacgcacacacacacatcccaagTCACTCAGTGCACTCCATTTAAAGAGGCTTCTCTCAAAAAGTACGACACTTTAGCCGAATTCAGACGTGACATACTACttttatatagatatttattttcaaagcttATTTTCTTAACTCTGGCATATTttcataaatgtgtttaatatgCAAGGAGTGTTAAGCTATTGATCGGCCGATGAAGACGTGAGGACAATAACATTTACATTCCAGATATcatgtatttttgtttacagcacatcgacccTGGCgtcagcccttatcaccaaaagctctcgacTCTCATCTGTACAGCTGGACATCTTTGTCTGGCGCAGCTGTCTCTTTCTCGGGAGGCCGGCAGAAAGAACTCCAGAAAtcgtccagagcaactgactctgacactCGCAGCATGTGCTTCCTTCTGCCTTTGAAATCACTTCCTTCACAGACCCACGCCTCGGACATAGTTTAGGGTTGTACCATAAACCCAAAACCTGGTTCTTGATTAGGGTAAAGCCTTGTTAATCAGAGGGAAACACTGCCGGTCTTTGTAAATGCCCCAGCTCCGTTTATAGCAGCTGTTTGGAAGTTTATAACTCAGGTGATAAGTTGCAGACGCCACCGCGACACACTGACAGCGGCACTGTGATCCAGAACACTTTGGCAGGCTCCATATCTATGATAAACTATCTCGTTAAAAGATGAATGAGTTTGCCGCGGtgcttaataaaaaaaaaaaaaaaaaaaaaggcgggAGCAGGTAAGACAGGCAGAGTTTACGGGGGCCAGTTGATTAGCTGACCTACTATGTGTTAGCTTTTCAATGTCAAGGGCACAGCGCTATGTTTGTCCCGCTGAATGATAATCACGAAACACAGCGGCTGagtttgttcccccccccccccctttctgaaCACCACAGAGGGCCAGAGGACCACCGCCCGCTCCCGCTGCTCtcgcattttttttttcaaagttaaatATTAGCACAAGCCCAGCAGTTGACTGCGCGGTGTACATTAGCTCCGAGTGTATTTGTTCTTCCCCCATTAATCAGAGTCATCACACCACTGACTAACAGGAAGTGCCGCCTGATGAGCAGATAAGAAACGACCTCGAGTCTTTTGCCAGGTGAGAGAACATTCTCTTTGATTTGGAATCGTGACCAGCGCCGGGTTCATTGAAGTTCGACCCAGCGCAAAGTAAACTACAAGCACTTTCTCATCCCCCAGGGGGCGAGAGTGTTGGTTTTCAACACGCTGGCCCCGACGGAAGTTGTCGAGGGAGCACTCCCATTGAAacagtcaattttttttttttagcagggATGAACATGCTGATCAATCACTTCCAGCGAGTAAAGgggtcatcctcctcctcctttcatccattttctcctcagaggagcgagagagacaagGGTGTGGaggaaaagggagggagaggtggaagAGGTGGAGGCATAGAAAATGCTaatcctgcctgcctgcctgcccccaccaccaccaccaccatcaccaccctACCCCACTCCCCTGTGTCTTATCCTCTCATGCAGAACATAGAGCTTAAGGAAGTGATTAGAATGAATGCTGAAATTGGAAAGTGTGGAGCATGGCGAAAAAGAAGTAAAGAATATTGGGAGTGAAAAATGTGCAGAAAAACGAGTGGAGGGGCTAAAAAAAGAGAGGCTTATTGATTAATATTAATGCAGACATGCTCACTGTAACTCTGCAGGCGTATGCGAGAGAGGCACAGCCTTCAGATTAGGAGGGAGAGGTAAAGACTACAGCGCCGAGAGAAAGGGAGAACAGCcatggtggagctggaggacgtACCGCACATCGGAACgaggacaggagagaagagcaAGGAAGGAGAGACGGCCGAAGGGATGATGGGAAAGGAGGGTGGAGTAAAACAGTTGGAGAGGCGACCAGAGGAGAGGTGGcgtgagaagaagaaaagagagggagatttTATCCCGTGTGGTTTCAACTTTGATTAGAGAACGCTTTATCAGGGCCCAGTGGACAGGGCTTTAACCTTGAGCTGCCGAGAGCAAACAAATGAGTTTTGAGCCTCATGCTGTACGCCACGCCGTGCTTTATATTTACCAGGCTCCTTTTTCTCACATTCAAACATGGTCTCCCTCGAAAAGGTGAACACGCAGTCGATAGCCAGGGACAGACAAAAAGCTGCCTGAGTGGAGTATCCGCCCACTCTCTGCCTGATCGCCGGTACGAGTGCTGAACAAAAGGTCTTCCCGGGGCTCATCCCTCTCTGCTATAAAAAGTGGAATGAGCCCTCTGAACCGAGGATGATGTGTGAACTGTACCCGGGATGCATATGCGCAGACACCTCGCTATGAACCCCGCTGATCAATAACCTTGTCagctccgctctctctctctctctctctgctgcctccaTTTGACCTACGCACCCGAGCTTAATTTTTACGCCCCCATatccctcaacacacacacacattttccatttatcCTACCCTCTCCTCCCGCTGTCACCTGCACTCCATTTCAGGCGTGACCTGGTGTTCATATTCACCTTGCTCTCAACCTCCGTGAACCCGTTATGTTTCCCATCAGACCTGAAAGGATCGTAGGGCCTCCCGGCTCTAATAAACAGACAACCTCCCATGCATATCCATTTATTTAGTGATCAGCTGCCAGGCAATGCTGAGGTCAGGCGCGTGAATGGCTGCCTGATGACAGCATCATCTACTGTGCATTATTCTACCTTGTAGTCGTTGGATCAATGTGTCGGAGAATACAATGCAAATAAATGGCTCATAATAAAGTGGCAGCAGGGCAATCTCGTGATAGAGACTGTAATCTGTAGCCACAACAACACAGATTAAATCTCTCCAACAAACGGTGTGTCCCCAGCAGTCATGTGTCCAGATGAAGCGTCCTTCAGCGAGACCCTGACCTCCTGCTTCTCCCTCGTTGGGATTCGCTCCGCATCGAGGCATCAGAGACGGTGTGACTCAAATGCAAATGCAACTTTTTTTCGCTGCAGTTATAATGTCATACATTATTGATCGCCTTAGGgacccacccccccccaacctcacCATCATCTTTTCAAGAGGGTAAGACTGCAGCATAACCTGTTAGGTAGAATTTACATAGGTACGTTGACTCTGGGCCAGTCCAGCAGCTGACGTAAGACTTAAGCCGTGTGTACGGTGTAGTATGACACTCTAAACCCTAGATTAATCTGCCATTGCAAACAATGAATAACGAAATGCTGGATTGACCTCGAAAGTCTGTTGTGAAAACACTCACCTTGACATTGGGTTTCCTTTAATGATGGTTCAAAACCAGATGAGCAGGTGCAGGCTCCGACAGGAACCATCCACTCCCCGTCACCGTTGCAGTAAAGCTTCAGTGGCACGGACACCTCAAGGGCGTTGGGGACACAAGTTCCTGGCGCAATGACCAAGGACGTCGCCTCAGCCCCAGTTGCCGTCTCTGGGAACACGGCAAAGTTGGCAATTGTGGTGGAGCACTTCTTATAAAACACCCTCACTGAGATGAGTGACATGCAAGCACCAAGGTCCTGGAAGGCCAAGTAGAACCCGGCTTTGGACAGAGGCCCGAAACTTCGGATTTTAGTGTTTACCCGTCCTGACTCGAGCATGGAGAAGCTCTCATCTGGGGCAATAGTGTCCACCTTCACATAAGGGTTCTCCATCCAGAAAGGGCTGGTGGCTGTGGCCGAGTCTGAGTCGGACTCATAGTAGAAGAGGTTGAAGGTCTCTTTGCAGGAGCCGGGGATGTTGGGGATGCTGTTGCAATCACGCACGGTGAACTTCATCTCGACATACACACGCAGCACATCCTTCCGGGGGATGAAGTCACTGCGTAGCCAGTTATTCTGGTTCGCCTCACGTACATTGCACACTTGGTACGTCCTGATGGGGTTCATGGCATCATCATAGCCACTTACTTCTTCCCACTGTGAAAGAGAGAATAAGAGGAACATGGTTAGAAGCTGTTTATCTCTGACAGTTTCTGGCATTGTACTTTCTCCCATCTCTTTACACCTTGCCTTAAAGGTTGAAGAGATACAGTACACTCAGTCAAATTACATCGATTAAAGTAGGTGCGTATGTTTGGACCAAGAAGCAAAGAAGCAACTGGACTCTTTCTCTTGGattattgtgtattttcaatTAGTTTCTCTTGCGCTTGCCATGCTAGGCATTTTATCTCTGGTGAGTGTAGCGAGAAGCAGGGACAAGGACTGCAAATTCATCACAATTACAGCAGCCTGTCACCCCCTCACCACAGAGCCACCACAGCATGTTTACCTCATATCTGTTTGGAAGTAGCAGCCACACTGCTTCACAACCAATTACGCTTC
The nucleotide sequence above comes from Platichthys flesus chromosome 9, fPlaFle2.1, whole genome shotgun sequence. Encoded proteins:
- the LOC133960753 gene encoding ephrin type-B receptor 3-like, with protein sequence MTMDYFLLLCSLLLPMVSAVEETLMDTKWATTELAWTAHPETGWEEVSGYDDAMNPIRTYQVCNVREANQNNWLRSDFIPRKDVLRVYVEMKFTVRDCNSIPNIPGSCKETFNLFYYESDSDSATATSPFWMENPYVKVDTIAPDESFSMLESGRVNTKIRSFGPLSKAGFYLAFQDLGACMSLISVRVFYKKCSTTIANFAVFPETATGAEATSLVIAPGTCVPNALEVSVPLKLYCNGDGEWMVPVGACTCSSGFEPSLKETQCQACNPGTFKSKQGDGFCLPCPDHSVAGSGAASICSCRNGYYRSDTDSPDSPCTTVPSAPRSVISIVNETSLVLEWSEPRDMGDRDDIFYNVICKKCLPERGMCSRCDDNVDISPRHLGLTQRRVAVRNLQAHTQYSFEIQAVNGVSNKSPYSPHFSTVNITTNQAAPSAVPTVHLMAATASTMSLSWLPPDKPNGIILDYEIKYHEKDQGEAIAHTMTAQRSNARIEGLKAGTPYVVQVRARTVAGYGRYSSPADFSTNLQTDPPKSWQEQVPLIVGSATTTFVFIIAVVVIAIVCLRKQRNGSESEYTEKLQQYSKSLLTPGMKVYIDPFTYEDPNEAVREFAKEIDVSCVKIEEVIGAGEFGEVCRGRLKLPGRREIIVAIKTLKVGYTDRQRRDFLSEASIMGQFDHPNIIRLEGVVTKSRPVMIVTEFMENGALDSFLRLNDGQFTVIQLVGMLRGIAAGMKYLSDMNYVHRDLAARNILVNSNLVCKVSDFGLSRFLEDDPADPTYTSSLGGKIPIRWTAPEAIAYRKFTSASDVWSYGIVMWEVMSYGERPYWDMSNQDVINAVEQDYRLPPPMDCPTALHQLMLDCWVKERNLRPKFTQIVATLDKLIRNAASLKVVTNSTQSTGVSQPLLDRCVPDYTTFTTVGDWLDAIKMSRYRDNFVNAGFASFDLVAQMTAEDLLRIGVTLAGHQKKILGSIQDMRLQMNQTLPVQV